In Rutidosis leptorrhynchoides isolate AG116_Rl617_1_P2 chromosome 6, CSIRO_AGI_Rlap_v1, whole genome shotgun sequence, the DNA window GGCAGATGAATTAGAAACATCGGAGACTTGCAGCGGGATTGAATTTGAAACATGAACATCAATCATTAATAAACAGAATTAATACTTATGATGGTACAATTTGAAATAAACAAAATTAATGTATTTTATGTTGCTCTCGATAGATTAGTATGTACATAGTATCTTAGTTCAAGTCTCATCCAAAAGATCATAAAGAAAGTACTATATGTGGTAATGAGAAGTATGACATAACAAACAAATATATACCAAAATGCTAAGATGTACTTACATGTGCTTTTGATGATGAAAACAACGGAGTAACAGGACGATTCAAAGAACTCACAACTTTAGATCAATAGAAAGGAAATGTACGTACATCACGCTTATGTCTTCTGTATGCTATAGCCAACTTAATATGGTATAGCCAACTTAAGGAAAATGTTCTTGCAGCTATCAAATTCATCACCCTCATCTATCAGATAGCAATCTAGTTCTAACTTATATAGAATTTGTTTATTCAGTTATAACCTGATCAGTTAATATGATGGTTAGAGCACTTTTTATGGCAAGATATATGAGAGGAACAGAGCAAGTTATTAAATTAAAAGTAACTGGTAGAAAAAACCCCTAGAAACTAATAACAGTCTGACTAAAAATTAGCTACTCAAATATTTAGTTAGTCCCTTATATACGTGGAAAAGTATTGTTTCCCTATCAGGTAAAGCTTTTACCTAACTAATGTGCCAACTATCAAATTTAATGATGAAAATTAGTGTTTCAGTCATAATATATTTCCTTCAGTAGGAATTTGGTTATTCACTAAAAATACATTGTTGGTGGCTTTCAACAATTTGAATTGTTTACCCGTCGAACGAATTGTCCCATTAGAGATAAAATATAGCACAACCCGACCCATTCATAAGTAAGTGGGTCAAAAATCGTCACCTATAATACCAATAGTAATGTTAAAATATTATAATCCTATAAGTGTAAAAAGAGAGGACTTACATGTGGAGCCCGAAGAGATTTGCTTAATGTTGGTTTCAACAAAGAATCAGACAAAGAACCTACCAATTAATATAAAGTAACAGATTAAACACTTTCGAATCCAGCTTAGGAACCTACTAATTAACATAAAAGAACAGATTAAACACCATAATTGGTTCAAAACATAGCTTCGATTAACcgcaaaaataaagattttaagtAGATATTAAGTGAGAAAACATAGATAATAGGTAAAAAAACACACTTGTGTTTATCGAAACTCCTTAGACTTTTTACCTTCTATTTTCTCTTTGAAGAAGAGAGCTATCGCATCCGTGACAATGTAAAAACAGCCTCTTACTACAGTCAAAACTAAAAAAATCAACAATACATGAAATAGAAAAACTTCCATCATTAACAAAATGCAAATCAAACCCTAAAGCTACATTGTCGAAGTTCCAGAAAAACCTGTTTTACTTTGATAATAATCCATTTCCGCTAAACATCTTCACCCTTTCTCCTACCAAACCATATCGAAATAAAAACGTATCATATCTAAATAAAGATTTCGAAAATCACTTACCAAAACCAAATCCAAAAATCATTATGAATACCCACATTTTTAGTCCAAAGAATATTGTTACCTTTTTGGAGATTCAGAGGGTTTTGGTACAGGAAGATGTATCCATTTCACCTGCCCAAATAACGGCTATTCCAATCAAAATGCATAAAGCTCATTTTAACATGTACTATCTTGACCCAAACCAGATCTAACAATCCAATGTTCATCAACAAATAAAGGGCTATAATTATGGGATTTCAGTtatcttaaattaaatactaattgTGATCCTAAAACACAACCCAAAAAAATCATTAAAGTTCTAAGATCGAGGGATTTGCAAAAGTATCTAAAAAATATATCACTTATATCCATATCATACCCTTCTATATCtaaataaaagtatataatgaAACAGTAGTAAAAAAATTTGAGCAACCATAGAATAAAATTATTTCCACAAATATTTTCTTTCATTGATAACAGTCATATATAATCACGAAACTATAAAACAATAACAATATGAAATTTATCATGCCAAATGTTGAGAAAATAATCGGAGTGGAAAACGCCATACCTTATTTTGGATAACACGAGCAAGTCTATACTTCTCACTCACATCTCCGTCATGACATGCTCAACTCGAATGAAAATACTCCACTAAGAAAACACGCCCTCTTTTCTCTGAGTTCGGGATTGGGTTAATAACTTTCAAAAAGCATCATATACTTCACTAAGACATACTTTTTATATGAGTGCTATTAGATAATGAGATAAGAATACTCACCTCGGGGCGTTAGCGTGTGTAGCGTGCTGCCGTGCCATACCAGTCACCTTGAATGGATTACTAACTAATACTCCATCAACAAAAAAACTGCTACTACTGCACCTTTTACGCTACCAATTTTTATATATTCAAGGTTTGTTATAAAAAATAGGATCATAAAGAAATTGTACATAAAGAGAGATAGAATAGTTGACCTGAAGTGTAAGAGCACTTGTATGCTTTTTGCCCTGAAGTTGGTCAGATGGTTGTACCCCAACCACATTCTCTTCCATGTACATGGTTACGGGTAGAAGAAGTGTAATGGAAATAGGAGCCATATATAGAAGAAGATTCAACAACTTCAGCCTCTGACCTAAACAACTTAATAAGTAGTTACTCGTTAGCAACACGCTTAATACAAATCAACAATTATTTTATCGACTGTTTGACAGCTTACCTCATTTGTTGCCAAAATTTACCAATATCATTATAACTTATATAAATTTAACTCAATTATATACCAGGTTTGAAACAGCATTTTGAAGCTTTAAAACTAAAGAAAAAAAGATTGAGCTTACTTTTTGCAGACATTATATTGTCCACCTCATAGTCGTCTTCATCATCATCGGTATTTAGCATCACATTATAATTACTTTTTGCAGACATTATAATACTACAAAATTTCATAATTATCATCGACTTTTAGCATCAGAATACACACACATAATACTACAAAATTAAAAAATGCCGATGAAGCCACACAACTAAGTTGTAGCAAGGCGTGCAAAAAACAACGAAATCTAAAGAACATAAGTCCAGAAAATTCAATTTGAACTTTCCAACAAACCATGAATCGTTAAGACCTAAGAAAATTAAATATTACGAAACTGTAATTACAACTAAAACTAATAACCGTAATTTGGAGAACTACTGCAATAACCATAACCCAAGCAGCAACAACAATCAATAGAGTTCAAATTCGACATCAATCAATAcagttaatataattaataaattgaaaAAGACAATTATGATCGAACAATATATTGAGAAAGGCAATTATGATCGAACAATATATCGTAGATCTGTGTATTCGAAGCTATTCATTcagtgattataaaaaaaaaaaactttaaacaaAAAAATACTTTACCATAGCAATTTGTTGTGTAAAATACTGAATCGATGTAACAGCCGGCCAAAGCAGGAAGAATTGAAGTGACGATTTGTAGAAAACCCTAAATTTGAATGAATGAAAGAGAAGATGAATGGATGATTTGGTTCGTAACACTATTAGCCGAGTGATGAAGAATGAAACTCTTATGGGTGCGGGTATTTTTGGCAAAACTAGTAGAAGCAGCATGcgtttagctgcaagcgtttagctgaagttttttaaatgtatttaattgtttgccaaagtagctggagctgttataaaataagtaaaatgacaaaaatggatactagaaaaaataattaaatatcattattttagttTAATAAAACATAGTCATTACCaaataaccgaaaacatatatatatataatatataatactactaataacgaaaacatatataatactaCTAAATTATTAATGACGATCATTCCATATTGAAGCAGCAATATTGTTACGAACATGTTTCATCTCATTCCTTCTTCCTTCAAATAGTCCTTCGGTGCGTGTGTCatgattattaacatcattaactcATCTCGTGGTATGTAATTTGGATGTTCATCGATTATTGCAAACATGATATCTTCTTGACTATTAGTACGAATGTAGTTATGCAATGCAAATGTAGCCGTGATAACATCAATTTGTGTTTGCACACTAAACCTTGGCATTTCACTAAGTATGTGAAACCGTTTCTTCAAAATTCCGAATGACCTCTCAATATAACTTCGTAGAGATGAATGTGAACGGTTGAATGCTTCTTGCATATTATTTGGGGGCTCTTTTTGAAATTGAGATTGATGGTATCTTGTCTTGGGATATGGAACAAGGTATCCCTTTCTGTCCGGGTATCCTTTATCAACCAAATAATATCTACCTGATAATAAAGTTTAAACAAATCATGTTGGAATTTGCAGAAAGTAACATGAAACAATAACATAGATATGTATATTTACATTCATGTGGTTGCgggaagttcattgacttattttGGATTGAGTGCATAAAAACACGTGTGTCATGTGCTGATCCCTCCCATCCGActgatacatatgtaaaaacacatATCAAAATCACACGTTGCCATTACATTGAAAGTAGGTACTCCTTTTCTACCAATATAAGGTAGTTGTTGACTCTCTGTAATGCATGCCCTTATATGTGTACCATCGATACATCCAATACAATCCTAAATATAATTTCAACATTAGAGAAGTAACAATTCAAATAAATAAAAACGACATTAATAAGTGCATTACCTTGAAATACGGCATGTATCTTTTGTCGTTCATGATTTGAGGTGGTACTAGTTGAAAAGTTGGATCTTTTGGTCTTATAATGTTGCGTGCCAGACCTTGGAAACCTTTATCTCTACCAATTATCGACTTTAGAACTTCATGAAATGCTCTACTAATAGTCTCCCCTGAACGTTGAAAACGCTCCATAACATCTCTATTAGATAATCCCAATGCCAAGGTATACATAAATATCCCCACCATCTCAAATGTGGACATTTTTTCAGTTGACTGCAATCCATAGTTTGTTTCAAGTTCTCCACATAATTTTATAAACAAATCTGGATGCATTCTAAATGCATTTACAGATCGTATTGGATGACCATTTAAAACTTCCATCACCCAAGCCTCACCTGTTTGAGCTGAAGTCATGCATGGTTCTTTgtgtatatacttataataataagtcGCATCAAGATCACTTGTATAGTATGAATCCAACAACAAATTAACACAATGTATTTTGTGTATCTTCTTGGTTATCTCACTATCCATGTTAACCCtgtcaacaatatatatatatatatatatatatatatatatatatatatatatatatatatatatatatatatatatatatatatatatatatatatatatatatatataacaagataTTACGGAAATACTTTCCCTAGCAATTcactaaccaatcgggggaagcgggggaagcaaatttttttttcttcgtttttttggaaattttttttccggcatcaagatcacacgaaaatatgaacatttagaagagaaacttcgtgatgaatgttattatttaggcgggaacacgatcgacaaaaataacattcaagataatattgttcgtgaagaatatgaacgttttttttctttcatgttttgtgaagtaaaatttagcccgatttagagtttagggtttaggatttagagtttGGTATTTTGGATTTAtggaaccgttcgtgttaaaaactcaatgtaaatcctaaatctaaaccctaaaccctaaatttctaaaccctataaaccctaatatttaaaccctaatatctaaaccccaatagctaaatctcaacatacgcttgaaaaacacgataattgttatatattacttcttcgagcgttttccagccaaaataaaaacatttatcacaaagtgtctctactaaatgtagtgacccgaacttttccatgtttatatatattaattgagattgatatttacatgattaaatgtttccaatatgttaagcaatcaaacttgttaagacttgattaattgaaatatgtttcatatagacaattgaccacccaagttgaccggtgattcacgaacgttaaaacttgtaaaaactatatgatgacatatatatggatatatatatagttaacatgatactatgataagtaaacatatcattaagtatattaacaatgaactacatatgtaaaaacaagactactaacttaatgatttttaaacgagacatatatgtaacgattatcgttgtaaagacaattaatgtatatatatcatattaagagatattcatacatgataatatcatgataatataataatttaaaatctcatttgatattataaacattgggttaacaacatttaacaagaccgttaatctaaaggtttaaaaacaacacttacatgtaacgactaacgatgacttaacgactcagttaaaatgtatatacatgtagtgttttaatatgtatttatacacttttgaaagacttcaatacacttatcaaaatacttctacttaacaaaaatgcttacaattacatcctcgttcagtttcatcaacaattctactcgtatgcactcatattcgtactcgtacaatacacagcttttagatgtatatactattggtatatacactccaatgatcagctcttagcagcccatgtgagtcacctaacacatgtgggaaccatcaattggcaactagcatgaaatatctcataaaattacaaaaatatgagtaatcattcatgacttatttacatgaaaacaaaattacatatcctttatatctaatccatacaccaacgaccaaaaacacctacaaacactttcattcttcaattttcttcatctaattgatctctctcaagttctatcttcaagttctaagtgttcttcatatattctacaagttctagttacataaaatcaagaatactttcaagtttgctagctcacttccaatcttgtaaggtgatcatccaacctcaagaaatctttgtttcttacagtaggttatcattctaatacaaggtattaatcatattcaaactttggttcaatttctataactataacaatcttatttcaagtgatgatcttacttgaacttattttcgtgtcatgattctgcttcaagaacttcgagccatccaaggatccgttgaagctagatccatttttcttttttccagtaggtttatccaaggaaattaaggtagtaatgatgttcataacatcattcgattcatacgtataaagctatcttattcgaaggtttaaacttgtaatcactagaacatagtttagttaattctaaacttgttcgcaaacaaaagttaatccttctaacttgacttttaaaatcaactaaacacatgttctatatctatatgatatgctaacttaatgatttaaaacctgaaaacacgaaaaacaccgtaaaaccggatttacgccgtcgtagtaacaccgcgggctgttttgggttagttaattaaaaactatgataaactttgatttaaaagttgttattctgagaaaatgatttttattatgaacatgaaactatatccaaaaattatggttaaactcaaagtggaagtatgttttctaaaatggtcatctagacgtcgttctttcgactgaaatgactacctttacaaaaatgacttgtaacttatttttccgactagaaacctatactttttttgtttagattcataaaatagagttcaatatgaaaccatagcaatttgattcactcaaaacggatttaaaatgaagaagttatgggtaaaacaagattggataatttttctcattttagctacgtgaaaattggtaacaaatctattccaaccataacttaatcaacttgtattatatattatgtaatcttgagataccatagacacgtatacaatgtttcgacctatcatgtcgacacatctatatatatttcggaacaaccatagacactctatatgtgaatgttggagttagctatacagggttgaggttgattccaaaatatatatagtttgagttgtgatcaatactgagatacgtatacactgggtcgtggattgattcaagataatatttatcgatttatttctgtacatctaactgtggacaactagttgtaggttactaacgaggacagctgacttaagaaacttaaaacatcaaaatatattaaaagtgttgtaaatatattttgaacatactttgatatatatgtatatattgttataggttcgtgaatcaaccagtggccaagtcttacttcccgacgaagtaaaaatctgtgaaagtgagttatagtcccacttttaaaatctaatatttttgggatgagaatacatgcaggttttataaatgatttacaaaatagacacaagtacgtgaaactacattctatggttgaattatcgaaatcgaatatgcccctttttattaagtctggtaatctaagaattagggaacagacaccctaattgacgcgaatcctaaagatagatctattgggcctaacaaaccccatccaaagtaccggatgctttagtacttcgaaatttatatcatatccgaagggtgtcccggaatgatggggatattcttatatatgcatct includes these proteins:
- the LOC139853795 gene encoding probable sugar phosphate/phosphate translocator At3g11320 translates to MSAKSNYNVMLNTDDDEDDYEVDNIMSAKSQRLKLLNLLLYMAPISITLLLPVTMYMEENVVGVQPSDQLQGKKHTSALTLQRKRCSSSSFFVDGVLVSNPFKVTGMARQHATHANAPREKRACFLSGVFSFELSMS
- the LOC139853796 gene encoding uncharacterized protein; protein product: MTSAQTGEAWVMEVLNGHPIRSVNAFRMHPDLFIKLCGELETNYGLQSTEKMSTFEMVGIFMYTLALGLSNRDVMERFQRSGETISRAFHEVLKSIIGRDKGFQGLARNIIRPKDPTFQLVPPQIMNDKRYMPYFKDCIGCIDGTHIRACITESQQLPYIGRKGVPTFNVMATCRYYLVDKGYPDRKGYLVPYPKTRYHQSQFQKEPPNNMQEAFNRSHSSLRSYIERSFGILKKRFHILSEMPRFSVQTQIDVITATFALHNYIRTNSQEDIMFAIIDEHPNYIPRDELMMLIIMTHAPKDYLKEEGMR